A window of Pristis pectinata isolate sPriPec2 chromosome 18, sPriPec2.1.pri, whole genome shotgun sequence genomic DNA:
tcccactcctctccctcccccctatctccccctcctctccctccccccctatctccccctcctctccctcccccctatctccccctcctctccctcccccctatctccccctcctctccctcccccctatctccccctcctctccctccccactatctccccctcctctccctcccccccatctccccccctcccccgctctcgccctcctctccctcccccgctatctccccctcctctccctcccccgctatctccccctcctctccctcccccctatctccccctcctctccctcccccctatctccccctcctctccctcccccctatctccccctcctctccctcccccctatctccccctcctctccctccccccatctccccctcctctccctccccccctatctccccctcctctccctccccctatctccccctcctctccctccccccatctccccctcctctccctcccatctccccctcctctccctcccatctccccctcctctccctccccccatctccccctcctctccctccccccatctccccctcatctccctcccccccatctccccctcctctccctcccccccatctccccctcctctccctcccccccatctccccctcctctccctccccccatctcccctcctctccctccccccctatctccccctcctctccctcccccctatctccccctcctctccctcccccctatctccccctcctctccctcccccctatctctccctcccccctatctctccctccccctatctccccctcctctccctcccccctaatctccccctcctctccctcccccctaatctccccctcctctccctccccccaatctccccctcctctccctcccccccaatctccccctcctctccctcccctatctgtcctccccatctccccctcctctccctcccctcctctccctccccccatctccccctcctctccctccccctcctctcctcccccccatctccccctcctctcctccccccatctccccctcctctccctcccccccatctccccctcctctccctccccacccatctccccctcctctccctcccccccatctcccctcctctccctcccccccatctccccctcctctccctcccccccatctccccctcctctccctcccccctagCTCTCCTCCccctatctctccctcccccctatctctcctcctctccctcccccctatctctccctcctctccctccccccctatctcccctcctctccctccatctcccctcctctcctccccccatctccccctcctctccctccccccatctccccctcctctccctccccccatctccccctcctctccctccccccatctccccctcctctcctcccccccatctccccctcctctccctcccccccatctccccctcctctccctccccccatctcccccctcctctccctcccccccatctccccctcctctccctccccccatctccccctcctctccctccccccatctccccctcctctccctccccctctccccctcctctccctccccctcctctccctccccccaatctccccctcctctccctccccctatctccccctcccccatctccccctcctctccctcccccctatctccctcccccccctatctccccctcctctccctcccccctatctccccctcctctccctccccatctccccctcctctccctccccccctatctccccctcccccctatctccccctcctctccctcccccgctATCTCCCTCCccctatctctccctccccccatctccccctcctctccctccccctatctctccctccccccatctccccctccccctatctctccctccccccatctccccctcctctccctccccccatctccccctcctctccctcccccctaatctccccctcctctccctcccccctaatctccccctcctctccctcccccccaatctccccctcctctccctccccccccatctcccccctcctctccctcccccccatctccccctccagtCCCGTCCGTGGACTCTCACCCAGTCCGAGGCTTCTCGCACCTCCGCCACTCAGGTTGGAGGTTTGATCGCCGAGGGAGGAGGCGGCCCCGCGGACACACCGGTCGGAGACCGCACGACACACCGCCAACCGCCGCAACCTCCAGCGCGCCAACGCCGGAGTCACCGTGCGCAGGCGCGCTGTGGTCCCCCGCCAAACCGGTGGGCGGGAGTTGCGGCTGAGGGGACGCCCTCGACGCCCGCTGTCGTTCACCGGGTACTCCCGGCAGCGTGGCTGCCCGTTATAGACACGCCTAAAGGGGACAACTGGCCACCGGTGGTGCATTCCTTCATCCATTGAGcgggagagaatgcagaggtcGGCGGCCCAGCCGTGCCAGAGATGGCAGGCTCGGCCTGTGCACGGAGCGACCCGAACCAAAGTGCGCACCGGCCTCCCGATGTGGGGGAAAACTTGTAGAATCAACATGAGTTTACTGTGCCTGCGCTGATGGTGATGGACggggtggtattggtttattattgtcattggtaccgcggtacagtgaaaaacttgtcttgcataccgatcgtacagatcaattcatcacacagtgcactgagtaacagaatacagagtaaagtgtcacagctacagggaagtgcattgcaggtagacagcaaGGTGCAGGGTTTATACtcttgtgaggtcaagcgtccatgtcatcgtataagggaaccgttcaatagtcttatcacagtgggaaagaagctgtccttgagcctggtggaatgtgccctcaggctcctggatcttctgcctgctgggagaggggaaaaagagagaataacctgggtggatggggtctttgattatgctggctgctgcaccaaggcagtgagaaatatagacaaagtccgtggaggggaggttggtttccatgatgtgctgggctgtatccacaactctctgcagtttcttgcggtcctgggcagagcagttaccataccaagccatgaagcatctttctatggtgcatcgataaaacggGGAGGATGGCAGGAGCACCCACTTCAAAGCACAGGGCTGGCTAAACGGGGCTCGCCGAGATCTTGGTTTGGGGATTCCAGAGAGCATGGCTAATGATTAACGGAAACTTTGGTGCTGGAGTcattcatttggcccattgagtctttgctGATCAAGGATGAGGCTCTATCAGTTACCCCCTCCCAGCTGTCAGACCCGAGCCCTGCAGAtcaagtagcttttaaatgtgatgaggatttctgcttccaccacccttttggTCAGTGAGTTCTAAACTTGCCTTGCAGGGGGATACTGTCCACCACTGGCCATGAATCTTGAAGACTATGAATACATATTTGACTTCCATACATGTAAAAATGTATGTAATATGTAATAATAATCACACAACCATGTATTGTGCTAGTAACTGCTGTTTGCTGCTTCAGTGGTAAGCATCAGCTACCACCTGCATTGCATGGTGAGAACGTTTTGTTTCCACTTTAATTACCATGTTTATTTAGTCTGGATGGGAAAGGGAACTAGAAGTAACACTGATTAGCTGAAGTATGGTAAATGACTCTCTTAATTTACTCATATGACATTGTCCTGTTCAATTTCTATAAGTTGTATGCACAGTGGGGCCAACTGTAAATTTACAAGTTAaggatttattgatttttttttgggtgaAATTCCCCTCTAATTCTAGTTGTCAACTTGCCTGCCCAGGTAAATAAGTCCTTATTTAGCCTCTTTATAGGCCCCATGCAATGTTTACATCCTAATTAAATTTCCCTTGATCTGCAACCACCTCCCTCCATCAGTGTGGTGAAATATTAGTTCCACCACATTACTCTAGCTGTGGTGGAACTAATATTTCTATACAATTCTAGcatgaggtcctgcttttctattttgtgaCTTAGCAAATAAAGCCAggtatgctttcttaaccatctCTATCTGTCCTGTTACCTTCAGGTTTCTGTGAGGATATTCTCTAAAATTCCTGTTCCTCTACTGTCTGTAGTGTCTTACCATGTATTATGataaatacattacctcacatttctccagataaAATTCAATTTGCCTCTTTTGTCCCATCAGAACAATCTTTCTGCAAATACATTTGCATGTGCAATGCAGAATGAGTACATATTTTTTGCCTAAAGGTCATTTGAGGCCTGGGTAGATTTTGATGAAATCTCTGAGCTTAAATGCAATAAGCATTACCAGGTAACACACCATTAATAAGGTGTCATCAAAACAGAGAACTGCCATAGAGCTCCAAAGTCTTTTCTGTTATGTTGATACAATTCACAAGAGGTTCCTATCCAAACAAGAAGGTTGTGCCCCAATTTGGACGATGACCTAAGGAAGTATTATATGGATTCTATGAAGTGAATTAGATCTCTGGTGATATCAGTATGAAGTTTTCATTTTACAACTCCATACTACTCATATAATCAAAACACTAATGAAAATGTAGAATATTAGATGTGCTGGCCTTTGGCTAAAAGATAAACCAAGACACTATCCACCATTGATATATAGATAAAAGATCATGTTAATGTTGTAGCTTTCATAGACGAAATCAAACCTTTATCATCTGGAACCCACCTTGTGATCTTATGCAAGACCAATATTCTTCAGCAAACCTTGACAAGAGTTGTTTGgaaaaaactttattttaaagtatCTCTCTTTACAATTCTCTCAATAATTACAACAGAACAATAATAATATAAATCCACTCTCATTCATCAGACCTGGTGCATATTCCAAAGAGTTTGCATAGAACAGTTAAATGTTTTTTTCCTAATTACTGAGATCAGCCCTGATTGATATGGCTAAGCTGAAGAATAAATTGCTCCGATACCATATTAAACAGTCAAACTAAATATATACAGAAAACGATGCTTCCTGTCAGTGTAATAGAATGGCTACAATGCATTCAGGCCCCTCCAGTCGTTTTCACTCTCACACTTTCTGCAACTTTTAAAGAAGCAGTGGATTATTTGTTGAGCCTCTTCTTTCACTGAAAGAGATCAAATGAAACAAGTTTAAATCATTTCTCAAGAAAAGCAGTCTCCTGCTGATATTATAGAGGAGATGAAAGAAATGTTGATAACGTTATTTCATAagtagtaggccacttggccccacaagcttgttctgccattcaattagattataaATGATCCTGTGCCTCAAGTCCACTTGTGCGATGTTTCACACCAGTTTCAGTGTGACCGTTCCACTTTTTTCACTCATCAAAATCAGAATCTAATTTGCTGGGTGGAAAGGTCTGGTTATAAATAGAAGTGATTGCAGGTACAAAAACCAGAACAAGATTCACAAAGGACACCAGGGACAGTGAGTGATCCAGATATACAGTGGGAAAGAAACAGGAATCAGaaacatgaacagacagggacaCTGACAACCAAGAAAGCATGAAATGCAACAAGAGAAAATACTAAATCAAGCAAGTCAAACTGCAGTGAATAGATATCTTGCTGAGTAAATGCAAGATTACTTACTATAAATCAGTACAAGTGACATACTACGGGCACTTTCAGTGGCGCCATTAACACAAATCCAATAAGTTCATCTAGAAATGATTTCATTGTGGGCTTGGTTTCTTCTTTACTAAACCTACAAAGCTATAATAAAACATCTTCAACTAAATTGACAAtaagcaaacattttaaaattatttttgataaGGTTTGACTAGAGCCAAGCAAAGTTTGAACCCCTTCCAAAATTGCTGTCCTGTTTCATCCTTCCACCCCCACTTTGTTGTTGGCCATGTTCTCTTGCTTCAGGGTTTTCACCATGAAATATCTTGGGGAATTTTGCTATGGTAGAAGCACTATAATGGTGCATTGCTGTTATGATGCACCTTTGTCACTTCTCTGCTTCCTTCCTTTGGATTTAAGTGGTTATGGCATGAGCACTAAGTGAAGTGAGTTTTATTTTCTCTCGTACTACTTACTAATGCCTCACAGTTCATTTAGTCCTAAGACTAAGATACAAAGTAGACATTGTTTAAATGTGGCAAAGAAACACCATAATCAAAATTGAGCAGCAAGCAAAAGGAGTTGTTGAAATTACTGAAAGACATGTTAGACAGGCAGGTCAGTATGATTTTCTACCCTATTTGATTAATTTTGATTGGGGGATGTGGAGGTTGTTGGCAATATGTTTCCCAGAAATTTTTTTCTTAACCTAGTTTACATTTTCTCTCTACACATTGAGCAGTTGCATGGATGGGATTGGGACATAACAAATTATGTAAGTATACCTGTGAAACTTGCAATATGCTGAAGAGCTTTAACATGACAAAGTACTATGGTTAATATAGGAGTCAATGTCTTTGACTGGGAATGAGAAAATTGCTGACGTGAAGAATATATGTCTGGGAAAGGCTCTGCAATCACACTAGCAAGAGCTAGTGTTtttggagagaaaggggaaaagtaAAAGGAACAATACATTGGTTTCAAAAATACAGTATGTTGATTATTGGGATGAGCTCCATCTGTAAATcacaaaatagaaacagaagaagaaagccatttggttTCTGATAGTTCAGTTTCCTAGAGAAACACAGGTCTTTCCCTTCACAGCATCTAACAAATTATTATTCCAGAGTTCACCTCTGCTTCTCTAGCTTGATCACTCTTTGAAGGACATGTTGATATAAGTTTGAAGATCCATCTTCTTTCACAATTTAACTCAAAGCTTATATTCCTCACAGTATTCTGATCATGCTAGGGACTGTTGCACCTGGTGAGGTTACTATGCAAGTATGTACGTCCTTCAGATTAATTGTACATCCCATTTCCTAGAAACGAACAAGCCATGATTGAGTTTACTCTTACCATTTTTCTTTGAAGCATTCTCCCCAACAGCCAGTAAATGAGAAAGATGGCGAGCAAAGGCTTTAAACAAATCCTGCAGTAATACAACACACAAAACGTTATTGACTGGTTATTATGAAGGATGAATCCATTAAATCACCAATTACTTAgacaattcactgaaagtggaaacaAAATTCAATCCATGTGAGCAATGCCACGGGAGATCTGCTAGTTGCAGATCAAGAACACGAAGCTTGGATGCCCTAGATTGAATGCAGTTCATTTTACCTTAGAAGCAAACCTTCCCTCTTTGTAATAAGGGGTCAGGCACTTGACAACAACATCTGCTGTCTGCTTCAGTTGTCCTTTCGATGCAGCTGGAAGCACTTTGGTGCTCTCCTGAAACAAGGAGTCAAAGGTCACCTTCTTCTTGATCTTATTGCCCTTAATATCAGGAGGGCATAAAATGGAGGAATTGATGCTGGTTCGTTGTCGTTTTGGAGCTAGTAACCCAGATCCCTGAAAAAATACAAGTGATATATTCAGGGCTTATCACCACAAGTCAAACTGAGTGCAACAAACACTTTGGCATCTCACCTCATCTGGTGTTGGTCTTTTCTCACCAGCAGAGTGGGCAACCTCCAATAATCCAACGTCAGGAGCTTTTCCTAGGTTTCCGATTCTGTCCCTTGAAAAAATACATACCGAACACAGGAAAAGTTATAATgatgcagaaggaaaccatttgaccTATTAGGTGCATGCTGGCTCCCAGgaaatcaatcccattccccctctttcCATTTTTCTGTATGCCTGCAATTTTTTCTCACTCACACATAACCCATCAAATACCTTTTGATTATttccacgcaccccccccccaattaacctactgtatggggtaatttacagcagccagttaacccaccagcatgtctttgggatgtgggaggaaatccactcaatcacagagagaacatgtaaattccACACGGACAACATCTAAGTTCAAGATGAAACCTGAGTCCTGAAGCTGTGCTGTACTTCTGTAACATCCATACACATTATGGCTACTCCAGGAGGTCAGTtagctgggtatcctgcaactggtGGCTAtgctgactccccaaagcctccagatGCCTACAAAGCACAAGCCAAAAGTGCAATGGAATTTTCACCACCATCTTAATCTATAATTGATGCACCGTGATTGCAATGTTCATGATCTATAATTACACTGGAGCAGCTAAAGGCTTCTGCAACAGGAACCCTCAAATCCATTAAGCAGGACAACAGCAGGCGCAAGGGAAACCATCACCTCTGTGTCCACCTTTAGATCACTACTTGGACATACAGGCAGTCCTTCATCATCTCTGAtgtaaaatcctggaactccacacCTAATAGCATTGTGAGCACCTTCAGCATACAGAATTCAGTGGTTGAAGGCAGGTCACACCGACACATCAAGGCCAATAGTTTGCTGGTGAtgcatcccaaaaatgaataaaaatattaaaaacatattaataatttctgcattttaaaatatatgttaCCTACTTAATCATTTCACTATCCTGCCTCTGTATTCGTGAATTATTCTATATTCCTTCTCAAATCTTCTGTGAGCGACCAGCAAATTTTAATACAAGAGCTCTTTCTAGACATTGAACTGAGTTTTCTGTTGTATTGTACAGCTGAAATCTTGTAACATGCCAGAGAGATCTTATCGAATGCCACCTGAAAATCCACAGGGACTATATcatactttttttatttattaatttggttACTATTTGTAAAGTAAATGTCAAACACTATTGGCCtataacaaatccatgctggatgAACTTGTTCAACCCATGCATTTCTAACTGGTCATTAGTCTTACCTCAGACTTGTCTGTCAGACCTTACATATGAAATAGGTAGAGGAATAGGCTATTGGGCCTTGcgaacttgctccaccattcaacaagatcatggctgatctgattggaaCTTCAGCTCCCCATTCTCATTTACCCAGATAATCTTTCACctctttatcaagaatctaccaatctctgccttaagaaaTATGCAGAcacactgcttccactgcccttttgaggaagagagttccaaagactcatgaccctcaaGTTAGAAGATTTTCATTAAAGTGTTTGTCAtatttatagagtcagagttatatgacaaggaaacaggccttttggcccaactcgtccacactgaccaagatgtctacctgcgctagttccatttacctgcattaggccctcGTCCCTGGGCTCCATAATTATTCTTCcacaaaaaattttttttagaatttattttaaattagtttcAACTGTGGCTCAGTCAGAAGGTTCAAATTTTACTTAAGACTTGAGCATAGACATCCAAGTTGACACTTCTGAGCGGTGCTGAAgcagtgtttgttgctccatcagaagtgtcatctttcagatgaaacattaagcTGAGGCCTGTCTGCTTTTCAGACAGATCAAAAAGATTACAAGGCAGTATTTCAAAGAGCAGAGAAGCTAACCCTGATGTCCTGATTAATATTAATCTCTCAATCCCCATTTCTCAAGCAGATTGCTGCTTGAAAGAACGTGCTATGTGCAAACTGGTTGCTATGTTAAAGGGGCTTAAATTGGTTGCAAAGCCTTCTTTGACATTCAGAATGGAATGTGAAAGGAGGCATAtaaatgtttcaattttttttcatgctgAGTTTTTTATACCAAGTATATTTACTTATGTTGAGGCATCGAGATGAAATGGTTAAAATATTCATAAGTCAAGCCATAATATTTCAGCCCGAAGACTGGATGATAAACAACTCCTAGATCTGTCTTAGCAATAAATAAACACCTCATGTTGAGAAGTCTTTGCATCAGACATCCGTGTGAAaacaagtgattaaaaaaaaaagctgcaggttTTAAACAGAAAGCTGCAAGAGCAAATATTGGCCAGGCTCAGGTAAGTTTGCAATTATTTTCATTAAGACAAACAAGATGAATGACTGATGTAGGGAAGCATAGAGTATGCATTATTTTGTATTATGCAAAATCAAATTGTATAAAGAAATCTAATCCTGTATATTCACTTTGCTATAAAGCACTTCAACAGTTTGTATCTCGTCTTGCATATCTATATATTTTCTCAAGCCAACTTTTAAAAGATTAGAAGGGCATGTGTGGGCACACACAAAATCCATGAAAATCCATTTGAGACCATGAGGGCTCACACCTCAAAGTCACGCTGTTCTACAAGTACATAAAGTTCTGAAAACCTTCTCTATTGACTGAGAGAGACTACCAAGCTTAAGAACCAACATTGAAACCACGAAGCTATCCATGgtataaaaattttttaaaaatgctgtaaatattcaataGATTGAGAAAATAACCATGGAGAAAGGAAAACAGGAACTTTGCCCTCCCTGCTGGAATGCATGAGGAGAACTATCAACAAGTCTTGGGGCAGAGTGCAAGAAAGTTCAGGATTTCTCTGGCTTTAGAGAAACCTTAAAAATTTTGGCACTTATATAGGGAAATGTCAATAGTTCTGGATGTAACTTGTAGCAATTctccagaaaaaaatgaaaaagataaaaatattgaaaaataaaacaagataaATTACATTATGTGCTGAAAGAAAGATCTTTCTTCAGATACATGCAAGTCCCAGCTTGGAGAGTGAGGTTTTGAGGTCGGACTCAGGGCATGAGTAAGGAAAGAAGTGTACATATCACTGGAGTATCACTGCACTGCAAAcatgttttataaatgttcaacttttgtgtcatcttttCTGAATGGCTTGCCAACTGAGTATCTCAGTTACAGAGATCCACTTGAAAGGCTTAGCATGTGAAACAAACAATTGAGAATAAATTATTAATCTACCTGTTTTCTTCCTCCATATGATGACAGGACTGCAAACGTTTTTCTACTGTTTCTACATTTACAGTCTGAGTCTCTGGATCTGAGTATGATTCTAGTTCTTCAGAAAAGGTCAGAATGGAAGAGAATCCTTTCCTGCTATTCACCTCTTGGGCATCATTGACTAGAGAGCTGTAATCATCACTGAGACTCTTAGATGAATTCTTTGCTACTCCTTCAGATTTGTTTCGCTGAAAAAATTTGGTAATATTCTGAGAGTCCTTCTTGGCGCTTTCTGCAAGCATTTGCCTTTTGGTGGACTTCTTCTTGATGGGACTGGCACGAGGAGATGCGGATTGACTTGTCCTCACATCGCTGTCTACAGAAGGCTTTGTGCCATCCTGAGGTATTTTCTTCTGTGCTCTGTTTGAGTGGTAGATTGGATCCTCCAAATTAGCATAATTCCTTTGCTCACTCTCCTCTGGCACAGAGTTCTTCAGCAAATCTCTTGCAGTCTGGAATGGACTGGATGAACTCTTAGCTCCTACTCCAACACGCTTTGGCTTAAACtgcaaaatacaaaatattttttttaaactgtgattaCAAGGTCAGTGATACAATAGAGAAGTTGAGGTCAATAACAACCAACAGCTAGTAATAACTTGAAATCAGCAGCCAGTGACAGGTCAGTAATACTAATGCACAGGGCAGTGGCTCAGGTCATTGGAACTATAAAGGGCAGTGGCTCAGGTCACTGGAAGTATACAAAGGGGAGTGGCTTAGGTCACAAAGTACATAGAGGGATGTGTTTTAGGTCACAAAGTATACAGAGGGGTGTGGTTTAGGTCACTGAAACTGCAAAAGACAAAAACTTAAGTCACTGAAACTCCACAGAGAGCAATGACTTAGGTCAAAGACTATACAGCAGGTAGTGGCTTACTGTCAATGACAAGATATGACAGACATTGGCTTAGAGTCATACACACAATAGCTATTAGTTTGACATCATTGACATTACTCCATGGATGGCTTCCGGTCTCTGACATTCATGGTAAAGTTGTTTGGTAGTACAGTGGTCAATAGCTTGAGATCATAAGTCAGTGGCTTTAGATCAATGACACTCACATACGGCTGACAACAACTTGTGGTCAGTGACATTCACAGCATAGCAGGTAGTTGCTTGGAGTCAGTAACAAGGTATAGCAGGCATGTATTTTGGTGGGTGCTGTCAATGATGGTCACAATGCAATGGACAACAACTTGGGATCAGTAGACAGGGAGTGGTTTGGAGGCCAATGGACTCCAGTGCAGAGATAAATTAGTTTCCTGAATttgctgaattcagtgttgagtcctgaagaTGGCAACtggactaggcagaagatgaggtagtgttcctCAAACATCCTCTATGGCCTCACTGGGAATAGTACAGAAGCCTTAAACAGGAGTGTCAGCGTGGGAGTAGCatagagataggatttatatggttataaaaacgagctaacttatccttagacatatgggtcctataaaccaccttaaactgtatcaaagactGTCTaccacacattgaagaggtattagctaattggagaattttcttccatgtctctataggtaagagtatctgaagttctctttcccattcattcttaattttatcagatatccctaaatgtattttcataatcagatcataaattattgctatcgaGCCCTTttgataagggttaaaacctaaaattttttctgtaatttcaatttgatgtggtaGCTTGTATTTTTTCATACCCTCTGCttccctaatttcttttttaataacACCTCTAAACTTTCTACTAGATTTTCTTCTGTATTAAGCTCTTGGTGCCTCACATAACCTTCACTTTTTCTTTGCCTTATCTAACCCTAATTCACCTGGTCAGTACATATGCAGCCCAATCCTTTATCTCCAAGAGAAAGTTTACCTGGAGTATTTTGAATCCCCTTTTCAAATGTCTCTCTTTGCTCTAGGACTGATTTACTTTCAAGCGGCTGTTTTCGCTTAATCACTTCAGTCTGGCAAAAGTGGCGTTAACCCAACTTAggatctatttttgtaattttccatAACTATACCACCATCTTACAAGCAAATTGCTTGAGCAAACTGTAGCCAAATCCATCCACCTATCTGCAACCAGGCAGTGTACAATTCCCCAACCATAGTTTCATCTTAAGATCTGACAAGAACTGGAAATGATAGGAATAGAGATACACTTTTTAAACTGGTTTATGAATGACAAATGTCACACCATATTTTAATAAACCTGCAAAAGTCAAAGGCCATAATACAGTAACCCCAAAATCAGGAAATAGCAATCAGATAGTATtaaggggaggagaaagggatAGCTAAAGGAGGTGCTTACAGTTTTGAAATTgtgtgagaaaacaaattagaatGGAAAATTGTGATGCATTTACTTTCAGAAGGAAGAAATGCTTTGGAGGAGACTTCACTACCACAATGTACTTACAGAATAGAGCTCTGACGCAGAAATAAATGCTTCCTTGTCTTTATCACTATTTGTTGTTGCCGCTGTTGATGGTACATTGTCCATTTCTGTCAGCTTTGGATACGGCAGTCCATTTTGGGTTGACTTGTTAATTTCTGCAACCTGGTAAGAAAGCAGCCGCCTGTAAGATAAGAACTGATAGGGATtgttcagccccttgaacctctGTACAATTCAAACGGCTCACTGCTGatctggagatgtggtcaatgttcagggatctcttgcaggatgttagggataaatttgtcccggtgaggcagagaaggaatggcagggtgaaggaaccgtgggtgacaagagaggtggaacaactagttaggaagaaggcggcagcatacagaaggtgtaagcagcaaggatcagacagggctcatgaggaatatggagtagcacagaaggaactt
This region includes:
- the recql5 gene encoding ATP-dependent DNA helicase Q5 isoform X5, with product MQPIKRYLSSLSRADPHLCAIEMEHEAFKTTKMANLYKALVLRKVAEINKSTQNGLPYPKLTEMDNVPSTAATTNSDKDKEAFISASELYSFKPKRVGVGAKSSSSPFQTARDLLKNSVPEESEQRNYANLEDPIYHSNRAQKKIPQDGTKPSVDSDVRTSQSASPRASPIKKKSTKRQMLAESAKKDSQNITKFFQRNKSEGVAKNSSKSLSDDYSSLVNDAQEVNSRKGFSSILTFSEELESYSDPETQTVNVETVEKRLQSCHHMEEENRDRIGNLGKAPDVGLLEVAHSAGEKRPTPDEGSGLLAPKRQRTSINSSILCPPDIKGNKIKKKVTFDSLFQESTKVLPAASKGQLKQTADVVVKCLTPYYKEGRFASKDLFKAFARHLSHLLAVGENASKKNVKEEAQQIIHCFFKSCRKCESENDWRGLNAL
- the recql5 gene encoding ATP-dependent DNA helicase Q5 isoform X4, whose amino-acid sequence is MASKAQSVSFRYGNEDGDSESDGESERRKKEWNVFFQKQMKLRKNGEPVKDIFVPPEPDCPLRDAANQKIPKLSVKAREHCLHMLEEALTKNKKQEVTKTEWADPHLCAIEMEHEAFKTTKMANLYKALVLRKVAEINKSTQNGLPYPKLTEMDNVPSTAATTNSDKDKEAFISASELYSFKPKRVGVGAKSSSSPFQTARDLLKNSVPEESEQRNYANLEDPIYHSNRAQKKIPQDGTKPSVDSDVRTSQSASPRASPIKKKSTKRQMLAESAKKDSQNITKFFQRNKSEGVAKNSSKSLSDDYSSLVNDAQEVNSRKGFSSILTFSEELESYSDPETQTVNVETVEKRLQSCHHMEEENRDRIGNLGKAPDVGLLEVAHSAGEKRPTPDEGSGLLAPKRQRTSINSSILCPPDIKGNKIKKKVTFDSLFQESTKVLPAASKGQLKQTADVVVKCLTPYYKEGRFASKDLFKAFARHLSHLLAVGENASKKNVKEEAQQIIHCFFKSCRKCESENDWRGLNAL